In the genome of Leptotrichia sp. HSP-536, the window TTATCTAGGGCCTGTCTGAAAACTTTCAAAATGATGAATTTTTAACAAATTTTTCTAAAATCAAAAATAATAAATACTGATTTTATCGTAATTTGTATAATTTATAAAATTAAAAAAACATTAAAAATAACATAGATTTTGAGTTTTCAGACACAGCCTAATTTGTTACAAAATAATAAGTAAAAGGATGTGATTTTATGAAATACAATTTTGATGAAATTATCGACAGAAAAAATAATCATTCTGTGAAATATAAAGAACTTATGAAAAAATTTGGAGTAGACGATGTCATTCCGCTCTGGATTGCTGATATGGATTTTAAAACGGCTCAGCCAGTAATTGATGCTCTTGAGAAAAAAGTTCAGCATGGAATTTTTGGTTATGTTTACCGTCCTGATGAATATTTTGAGTCATTTATAAATTGGCAAAAGAAACGATTTGGGTGGGAGCCGAAAAAAGAGCTGCTAAGTTTTAGTATAGGAATTGTACCTAGCCTTGGAGCGTTAGTACAGCTATTTTCTGAAAAAGGTGATAAAATATTGATTCAGACACCTGTTTACTCTGAATTTTATGATATTAATGAAGATAATGAGAGAATTGTTATTGAAAATAGGTTTATTGAAAAAAATGGAGAATATTCACTTGATTTGGAAGATTTGGAAAATAAATTAAAAGAAAATCCTAAATTATTCATTTTCTGTAATCCACATAATCCTCTAGGACATGTGTGGACTCACGAAGAGCTAGAAGCAATTGGGAACTTGTGCAGAAAATACAATGTTCCAGTAATATCAGATGAAATTCACGCAGATTTGACATTGTGGGACAATAATCACATTCCAATGGCAAGTATTTCTGAAGAAATTCGTCAAAATACCATAACTTGCACATCAACTGGAAAAGCCTTCAATCTTGCTGGACTTCAAAGCGCAACAATTGTTTTTAACAATCTGGAAGTAAAGGAAAAATTTGATAAATTCTGGAAGGATCTGGAAGTTCACAGAAACAATCCATTTAATTTGGTTGCCACAATTGCGGCATATTCTGATGAGGGGGAAGAATATTTGAATCAGTTAAAAGAATATTTGCAAAATAATATTTTATTCTTAAATGATTTTTTTAAGGAATATATTCCTGAAATTACGCCAAATATTCCACAAGCGACGTATTTAGTATGGCTGGATTGCCGAAAATTATGTGAAAAATTCAGATTTAACCAGAAGAAGCTAGAAGAATTTATGCTAACAAAAGCAAAATTAGGACTGAATGAAGGGCGAGTTTATCAGAAGGGATTAGAAGGATTTATGAGATTGAATGCTGCTTGTCCAAGAGCGGTTTTGGAAAAGGCATTGAATCAATTAAAAGATGCGATTTTAAATGAAAAATCTAAATAAAAAAATATTTGATAAGCAATAATAAAGAGTCGTACTTAATATTAATGATTATAAAATTGGTATAAATATAATAATATTAAAAGAATTTAATAAATATTTTCTACATATGAAATTGTATAATATATTCATAATTTTTGAGAATCAAACTAAAAAATTGAATTCAAGTAAAATAGTTAATAATTTATTCTATTTTTAGAATAAAACTGGAGGAGGTGCAATTCTTTATGGAGAATATTAAAGAAATTTATTTAGCTGGAGGATGTTTCTGGGGAGTAGAAAAATTTTTTAAAATGGCTCCAGGTGTCATTGAAACTACTGTTGGGTATGCAAACGGACAAACTTTGGATACCAATTACCAAATTTTAAAAATGACGGATCATGCAGAAACAGTGCATATAAAATACGACAGCAGCGTTATTTCTTTAGATAAACTTCTTACTTATTATTTTTCAATAATTGATCCTACAAGTGCCGATAGGCAAGGACTTGACATAGGTCGTCAATATCGTACTGGAATTTATTATATAGACGAAAGCGATTTAAATATAATAAAATCAAAAGTAGAAAATGAACAAACTAAATATTCTAAAGATATTCAAGTCGAAATTAAACCGTTAAAACATTATATTTTAGCCGAAGACTATCATCAAGATTATTTAGAAAAAAATCCTACTGGTTATTGTCATATTGATTTAGATAGTGCTAAAAAAATTTTTTATACAAAATAGAAACATCAATTCTTATCATGTTAATTTTAATTAAGTCGGAAAATCCGGCTTTTTTTGTTTATATATTTTTTTATCCAATTTATTTTTAACAAAAGATAGCAAGAAGTCTCCGGCTTCTACAAGCGGGAGATGAATTGCTTTTTTTGTAAAAAAATTGAAAAAAGGATATATTTATGATATAATTTATTCAGTGAAGTAATATAAAAGT includes:
- a CDS encoding MalY/PatB family protein: MKYNFDEIIDRKNNHSVKYKELMKKFGVDDVIPLWIADMDFKTAQPVIDALEKKVQHGIFGYVYRPDEYFESFINWQKKRFGWEPKKELLSFSIGIVPSLGALVQLFSEKGDKILIQTPVYSEFYDINEDNERIVIENRFIEKNGEYSLDLEDLENKLKENPKLFIFCNPHNPLGHVWTHEELEAIGNLCRKYNVPVISDEIHADLTLWDNNHIPMASISEEIRQNTITCTSTGKAFNLAGLQSATIVFNNLEVKEKFDKFWKDLEVHRNNPFNLVATIAAYSDEGEEYLNQLKEYLQNNILFLNDFFKEYIPEITPNIPQATYLVWLDCRKLCEKFRFNQKKLEEFMLTKAKLGLNEGRVYQKGLEGFMRLNAACPRAVLEKALNQLKDAILNEKSK
- the msrA gene encoding peptide-methionine (S)-S-oxide reductase MsrA, with the translated sequence MENIKEIYLAGGCFWGVEKFFKMAPGVIETTVGYANGQTLDTNYQILKMTDHAETVHIKYDSSVISLDKLLTYYFSIIDPTSADRQGLDIGRQYRTGIYYIDESDLNIIKSKVENEQTKYSKDIQVEIKPLKHYILAEDYHQDYLEKNPTGYCHIDLDSAKKIFYTK